A genomic window from Salvia miltiorrhiza cultivar Shanhuang (shh) chromosome 5, IMPLAD_Smil_shh, whole genome shotgun sequence includes:
- the LOC130985340 gene encoding uncharacterized protein LOC130985340 — translation MASKMHRRIALRRKLQILRTLTKSKSEKKSSIIADTFLYIHKLKLQVEAIRKECQHLINHIQEVKVESVGKGYLVVRVRCKKGEQVLLASILEMFEELNMNVMQASITCKYFFGMEAVVKSDIDAAVLNQAIIKLLQMHTQKCT, via the exons ATGGCGTCTAAAATGCACAGGAGAATTGCACTGCGCAGAAAGCTTCAAATTTTGAGGACTCTCACCAAATCCAAATCA GAGAAGAAGAGCTCCATCATCGCAGATACTTTCCTCTACATCCACAAGTTGAAGCTCCAAGTCGAAGCAATCAGAAAAGAGTGCCAACACCTTATAAATCATATCCAg GAGGTGAAAGTGGAGAGTGTTGGGAAAGGGTATTTAGTAGTGAGGGTGAGATGCAAGAAAGGCGAACAAGTGTTGCTGGCGTCGATTCTGGAGATGTTTGAAGAATTGAATATGAATGTGATGCAAGCAAGCATCACCTGCAAATACTTCTTCGGAATGGAAGCCGTTGTGAAATCCGACATCGACGCCGCAGTCTTGAACCAGGCTATCATCAAGCTTCTCCAAATGCACACACAAAAATGCACGTGA
- the LOC131024809 gene encoding uncharacterized protein LOC131024809, which produces MEPETVINLFDSMWFHLGILETPPETSISPTPRLQTQQNPSNLKVSRQISLLARSKSDELSSFATQDSSPDSVLKPHLQTILSDKEISIPSEIPKSPVMKEAVRRRHDRRKKRLSKSLSELEFEEVKGFIDIGFVFSEEDKEDPALVEMIPGLQKLGQKTESRDRENEEKRRVEEASRMRARPYLSEAWEFYREEEQALMKWRVPAATNEMDIKDSLKSWAHTVASAVR; this is translated from the coding sequence ATGGAACCGGAGACTGTCATAAACCTCTTCGATTCGATGTGGTTCCACCTCGGGATCCTCGAAACACCGCCAGAAACCTCAATTTCACCGACTCCCCGCCTTCAAACTCAACAGAATCCGTCAAATCTAAAGGTCTCGCGCCAAATATCGCTCCTTGCAAGATCGAAGAGCGATGAGCTGTCGAGCTTCGCAACGCAGGATTCCTCTCCCGATTCGGTCCTCAAACCCCACCTCCAAACCATACTCTCCGACAAAGAGATTTCAATTCCATCGGAAATTCCGAAAAGTCCGGTGATGAAGGAAGCCGTCAGACGGCGGCACGACAGGAGGAAGAAGCGGCTGAGCAAGAGCTTGTCGGAGCTGGAGTTCGAAGAGGTGAAGGGCTTCATCGACATCGGCTTCGTATTCTCCGAGGAAGACAAGGAGGATCCGGCGCTCGTAGAAATGATTCCCGGCCTGCAAAAATTAGGGCAGAAAACGGAATCGCGCGATCGGGAAAATGAAGAGAAGAGGAGGGTTGAGGAAGCTTCTAGAATGAGAGCGAGGCCGTATCTATCAGAAGCGTGGGAGTTTTACAGAGAGGAGGAGCAAGCTTTGATGAAATGGAGGGTGCCTGCTGCAACAAATGAGATGGATATCAAAGATAGCCTCAAATCGTGGGCCCACACAGTCGCTTCTGCTGTTAGATGA
- the LOC131024810 gene encoding uncharacterized protein LOC131024810 has product MAESDHGSSSDSSDGVANAIMEEIELHNQVLAHIYGQPAPEAGRVKRPRSYVHRDREEAHLRLMQDYFHDNPTYGPTFFRRRFRMQKELFLRIVEAVQGVDTFFHMTTDAIGRDSLSPLQKCTSAIRQLATGLSADTFDEYLRVADSTGRVCLKKL; this is encoded by the exons ATGGCGGAATCCGACCACGgttcttcgtctgattcatccgacggtgtagctAATGCGATCATGGAGGAGATAGAGTTGCATAATCAAGTGCTTGCTCACATCTATGGCCAGCCGGCTCCGGAGGCGGGACGTGTGAAACGTCCCCGatcttacgtccaccgtgatagAGAGGAAGCCCacctacgtcttatgcaagactacttccacgacaatccgacgtacggaCCTACATTTTTCCGGCGGCGTTTTCGAATGCAAAAGGAGCTTTTCTTGCGCATCGtggaggctgttcaaggtgtaGATACTTTCTTCCACATGACCACTGATGCAATAGGTCGGGACTCTCTTTCCccgttgcagaaatgcacgtcggctatccgccaattagccaccgggCTCTCTGCGGATACTTTTGACGAGTATCTCAGAGTCGCCGACTCCACCgggcgtgtatgcctcaagaa actATGA
- the LOC131024811 gene encoding cellulose synthase A catalytic subunit 8 [UDP-forming]: MTEPRRLKGHSAAATCCIASRVRPGFIATAAEDGRVCLYDLRCKDILFSMDVGDGNPVSSLCFKPGNEEIIYVSVENEIKCFDLHVTTSCKQLESYNYNKDEINQIACHPKSSFLAAADDAGDVKIVDVHQRCLYKTLRAGHQSICSSVQFLPWRSWEVITGGLDSKLALWDFSRGRPNKIMDFGSGGNAGQCYNPAFVHALVVPDLDFVDSVGKICVVARGDGVVNVINLEPELTSQKSKNSSKSKMGTKSLPKGNPPTADQNDRNLHLDYSMGGHVAAVSSVSFSMFGEKGKFIISGGNDKSVKVWDWLKSCDGGETSNGGSDILCSSISLSRKVNWLCTTPSDSENLVVCDTSKLVKVYTVGILPYLEIWYFQPEREQPFAEGGKVKMMESGIPICNTCGEQVGLNAKGEVFVACNECNYPICHHCFDYEIKQGRSACIRCATPYAHDGAAVAEVVVEESVHHIPIVHTAQETGVHARNVSTVSTIDSEYMDESGNPIWKNRVESWKDKKNKKSKAPKKDKKAAEVPPDQQMDDKPQSVDASQPLSKVIPIPKTQLTSYRVVIIMRLIILALFFQYRVTHPVDSAFGLWLTSVICEIWFAFSWVLDQFPKWSPINRETFIDRLSARYEREGEPSELAAVDFFVSTVDPLKEPPLITANTVLSILAVDYPVDKVSCYVSDDGAAMLTFESLVETADFARKWVPFCKKFAIEPRAPEFYFSQKIDYLKDKVQPSFVKERRAMKRDYEEYKVRINALVAKAQKTPDEGWIMADGTSWPGNNSRDHPGMIQVFLGSTGAHDTDDNELPRLVYVSREKRPGYQHHKKAGAENALIRVSAVLTNAPYILNLDCDHYVNNSKAIREAMCFYMDPQVGRDVCYVQFPQRFDGIDKSDRYANRNTVFFDVNMKGLDGIQGPVYVGTGCVFNRQALYGYGPSNLPTLPNKSSSSSSSCCCCCRGKKPAKEKDFAETYRDAKREDLNAAIFNLREIDSYDEHERSLLISQMSFEKTFGLSSVFIESTLLENGGVADWANPSLLIKEAIHVISCGYEEKTAWGKEIGWIYGSVTEDILTGFKMQCRGWRSIYCMPLRPAFKGSAPINLSDRLHQVLRWALGSVEIFLSRHCPLWYGFGAGRLRWLQRLAYINTIVYPFTSLPLVAYCTLPAICLITGKFIIPTLSNLASVLFLGLFMSIILTSVIELRWSGVSIEALWRNEQFWVIGGVSAHLFAVFQGFLKMLAGLDTNFTVTSKAADDGEFADLYVFKWTTVLIPPTTILVINLVGVVAGFSDALNSGYESWGPLFGKVFFAFWVILHLYPFLKGLMGRQNRTPTIVVLWSVLLASVFSLIWVKIDPFVSTNDASAAAQSCISIDC, translated from the exons ATGACGGAGCCGAGGCGATTAAAAGGGCACAGCGCCGCCGCCACTTGTTGCATCGCTTCCCGAGTCCGACCAGGCTTCATCGCCACAGCCGCCGAG GATGGTCGCGTTTGCTTGTATGATTTGCGGTGCAAAGATATTCTGTTCTCTATGGATGTGGGGGATGGGAACCCTGTTTCATCTTTATGTTTTAAGCCAG GGAATGAAGAGATCATCTATGTTTCTGTAGAAAACGAAATCAAGTGCTTTGATTTACATGTG ACAACTTCGTGCAAGCAACTTGAAAGTTACAATTATAACAAGGATGAGATAAATCAG ATTGCCTGTCACCCAAAATCTTCTTTTCTAGCTGCTGCAGATGATGCAGGAGATGTAAAG ATTGTTGATGTTCACCAACGATGTCTATACAAAACATTGAGAGCTGGTCACCAGAGT ATCTGCAGCAGTGTCCAGTTCCTTCCTTGGAGATCTTGGGAAg TCATCACTGGTGGTCTAGATTCAAAACTTGCACTTTGGGACTTCTCCAGAGGGCGTCCAAACAAAATTATGGACTTTG GCAGTGGAGGCAATGCAGGACAGTGCTATAACCCAGCTTTTGTCCATGCTCTAGTAGTTCCTGACCTTGATTTTGTGGATAGCGTTGGCAAGATCTGTGTCGTGGCTAGGGGCGATGGTGTTGTCAATGTAATTAATCTTGAGCCTGAACTTACTTCTCAAAAATCCAAAAATTCATCCAAGTCAAAGATGGGTACTAAATCACTACCAAAAGGCAATCCCCCAACCGCAGATCAAAATGACAGAAACCTGCATTTAGATTACTCGATGGGTGGACATGTTGCTGCAGTATCCTCTGT GAGCTTTTCCATGTTTGGAGAGAAAGGGAAGTTCATCATTTCAGGTGGAAACGATAAGTCGGTAAAAGTCTGGGATTGGTTGAAATCTTGTGATGGTGGTGAAACTAGTAACGGCGGCAGTGATATTCTATGTTCCAGCATTAGCCTGAGCAGAAAG GTGAATTGGCTCTGCACAACTCCATCCGATTCCGAAAATCTAGTTGTCTGTGACACATCTAAACTAGTAAAGGTTTATACTGTTGG TATATTGCCATACTTAGAAATCTGGTATTTCCAGCCTGAGCGAGAACAGCCATTTGCAGAAGGTGGCAAAGTGAAGATGATGGAATCTGGGATTCCCATATGCAACACTTGTGGTGAACAAGTGGGATTAAACGCCAAAGGCGAAGTGTTTGTGGCTTGTAATGAATGCAATTATCCCATCTGCCACCATTGTTTCGATTACGAAATCAAGCAAGGCCGTAGCGCCTGCATCCGCTGTGCCACTCCTTATGCTCACG ATGGTGCAGCAGTGGCTGAAGTTGTAGTTGAAGAATCTGTCCATCATATTCCAATTGTACATACTGCTCAG GAAACTGGAGTTCATGCTAGAAATGTGAGTACTGTTTCCACAATAGACAGTG AATACATGGATGAATCTGGAAATCCGATATGGAAGAATCGGGTGGAAAGTTGGAAAGacaagaagaataagaagagcAAAGCTCCGAAAAAGGATAAAAAAGCAGCAGAAGTTCCACCTGATCAGCAAATGGATGACAAACCTCA GTCAGTGGATGCTTCTCAACCACTCTCCAAAGTAATTCCTATACCAAAAACCCAGCTCACATCATACAGAGTTGTGATCATCATGCGTCTCATCATCCTCGCCCTTTTCTTCCAATATCGCGTGACACATCCTGTTGATAGCGCCTTCGGCCTGTGGCTGACTTCTGTCATCTGTGAGATATGGTTCGCCTTTTCTTGGGTGCTCGATCAGTTCCCCAAATGGTCTCCCATCAATAGAGAGACCTTCATTGACCGCTTGTCGGCTAG GTATGAGCGCGAGGGGGAGCCGTCTGAGCTTGCTGCTGTGGATTTCTTTGTGAGTACAGTGGATCCATTGAAGGAGCCTCCTTTGATAACAGCAAACACAGTCCTCTCAATCCTCGCAGTGGATTATCCAGTTGATAAAGTGTCTTGCTATGTATCCGATGATGGTGCAGCCATGCTTACCTTCGAGTCTCTCGTAGAGACTGCTGATTTTGCAAGGAAATGGGTGCCCTTCTGCAAGAAATTCGCCATTGAGCCTCGTGCCCCGGAGTTTTACTTCTCACAGAAGATCGACTACTTGAAGGATAAAGTCCAACCTTCCTTTGTCAAGGAGCGTAGAGCCATGAAA AGAGACTACGAAGAGTATAAAGTGCGGATAAATGCTTTAGTAGCAAAGGCCCAGAAAACACCAGACGAAGGGTGGATCATGGCAGATGGAACATCTTGGCCCGGGAACAACTCACGCGATCATCCCGGCATGATTCAGGTGTTTCTGGGAAGCACGGGCGCACACGATACAGACGACAATGAGCTGCCGAGGCTGGTTTATGTGTCGAGAGAGAAGAGACCTGGCTACCAGCATCACAAGAAGGCTGGTGCAGAAAATGCTCTG ATAAGAGTTTCGGCGGTTCTCACAAACGCACCATACATACTGAATCTTGACTGTGATCACTACGTGAACAACAGCAAGGCTATCCGCGAGGCAATGTGTTTCTACATGGATCCTCAAGTAGGCCGCGACGTCTGCTACGTGCAGTTCCCGCAGAGGTTTGATGGCATCGACAAGAGCGATCGATATGCCAACCGCAACACTGTCTTCTTCGAC GTGAACATGAAAGGCTTGGATGGAATTCAAGGACCAGTCTATGTCGGAACAGGATGTGTTTTCAACAGACAAGCTCTTTACGGCTATGGCCCTTCAAATCTACCCACTCTGCCTAACAagtcttcatcttcatcatcatcgtgctgctgctgctgccgcggGAAGAAGCCCGCCAAGGAGAAGGATTTCGCGGAGACTTACCGCGATGCGAAGAGAGAAGACCTCAACGCCGCCATATTCAACCTGAGAGAGATCGACAGTTACGATGAGCACGAGAGGTCGTTGCTCATCTCCCAGATGAGCTTCGAGAAAACCTTCGGGCTGTCGTCGGTGTTCATCGAGTCGACGCTGCTGGAAAACGGAGGAGTCGCGGACTGGGCGAATCCATCGCTGCTGATAAAAGAAGCGATCCATGTGATAAGCTGCGGGTATGAAGAGAAGACTGCGTGGGGGAAAGAGATAGGTTGGATCTACGGGTCGGTGACGGAGGACATATTGACGGGATTCAAGATGCAATGCCGCGGGTGGAGATCGATCTACTGCATGCCGTTGAGGCCGGCCTTCAAGGGCTCGGCGCCGATCAATTTGTCCGACAGGTTGCACCAAGTTCTGCGGTGGGCGTTGGGATCAGTGGAGATCTTCCTCAGTCGACATTGCCCTCTCTGGTACGGCTTCGGCGCCGGGCGCCTGAGATGGCTGCAGCGCCTCGCCTACATCAACACCATCGTTTACCCTttcacctctctccctctcgtcGCCTACTGCACGCTCCCTGCTATATGCCTCATCACCGGCAAATTCATCATCCCCACG CTGTCGAATCTGGCGAGCGTGCTGTTCCTAGGGCTGTTCATGTCGATCATCCTGACGAGCGTGATCGAGCTGCGGTGGAGCGGCGTGAGCATCGAGGCGCTGTGGAGGAACGAGCAGTTCTGGGTGATCGGGGGCGTGTCGGCGCACCTCTTCGCGGTGTTCCAGGGGTTCCTGAAGATGCTGGCGGGGCTGGACACCAACTTCACGGTGACGTCGAAGGCGGCGGACGACGGGGAGTTCGCGGACCTGTACGTGTTCAAGTGGACGACGGTGCTGATCCCGCCGACGACGATCCTGGTGATCAACCTGGTGGGGGTGGTGGCGGGATTCTCGGACGCGCTCAACAGCGGGTACGAGTCGTGGGGCCCGCTGTTCGGGAAGGTGTTCTTCGCCTTCTGGGTGATTCTTCATCTGTATCCGTTCCTTAAAGGTCTGATGGGCCGGCAGAACCGCACTCCCACCATTGTTGTGTTGTGGTCGGTGCTCCTGGCCTctgttttctctctcatctGGGTCAAGATCGACCCCTTCGTCTCCACCAATGATGCATCGGCTGCAGCGCAGAGCTGCATCTCCATTGATTGTTAA
- the LOC130985271 gene encoding receptor-like protein 51 yields the protein MAKIAPDPSPLLIFLLLLHHATAAMPPTSSPSAPTPSSTPTPKPPSRSSPISSSTLDPKQLRALQSLNIPTSKDPCSPSPPHSAAASCDSSAPFRHLLSLTLSNCSEDVALSLTALKSLSTLTSLSFVNCPVTPIRFPAELTSNLHSFTCINSLEKLTGVWLSRLQNVTDLTVSHVGVTASGPTIILGGMKFLHSVTLSHTNLSGYLPKHWHPNLTFVDLSANHLRGKIPISLTRLENLVHLNLSSNSLNETIPTTIGDLSSLQNLSLASNSLSGPIPESLAALPALTHLDLSSNQLNGTIPNFIRDMKKLKYLNLASNSFHGVLPFNATFIKRLEVFKVGANSNLCYNHTVLGSKVKLGIAACDKHGLPLSPPPAKNSAADDSSDGSDDDYDDDNVLEKKHHNGPSKVVLGVAIGLSAIVFLIVFLVLLSKCCK from the coding sequence ATGGCAAAAATTGCACCAGATCCTTCTCCCCTCCtcatcttcctcctcctcctccaccacGCCACCGCCGCAATGCCCCCCACCTCGTCGCCGTCCGCCCCCACCCCCTCCTCCACCCCTACCCCGAAACCCCCCTCCCGATCCTCCCCCATTTCCTCCTCAACCCTCGACCCCAAACAGCTCCGAGCACTCCAATCCCTCAACATCCCCACCTCCAAAGACCCCTGCTCCCCATCGCCGCCGCACTCCGCCGCCGCATCCTGCGACTCCTCCGCCCCCTTCCGCCACCTCCTCTCCCTCACCCTCTCCAACTGCTCCGAAGACGTGGCCCTCTCCCTCACCGCCCTCAAATCCCTCTCCACCCTCACATCCCTCAGCTTCGTCAACTGCCCCGTCACGCCCATCAGATTCCCCGCCGAGCTCACCTCGAATCTCCACAGCTTCACCTGCATCAACAGCCTCGAGAAACTCACCGGCGTCTGGCTCAGCCGCCTGCAGAATGTCACCGACCTCACCGTGTCGCACGTCGGCGTCACCGCCAGCGGCCCCACAATCATCCTCGGCGGCATGAAATTCTTGCATTCCGTCACTCTCTCGCACACCAATCTCTCCGGCTATCTCCCCAAACACTGGCATCCCAACCTCACCTTCGTCGATTTATCCGCCAATCATCTCAGGGGAAAGATACCCATTTCTCTCACCCGCCTCGAGAATCTCGTGCATCTGAATCTCTCTTCCAATTCCCTCAACGAAACGATTCCGACCACCATTGGCGACTTGAGCTCCTTGCAGAATCTTTCTCTCGCGTCGAATTCGCTATCTGGGCCGATTCCGGAATCCTTAGCTGCATTGCCGGCGCTGACGCATCTTGATCTGAGCTCCAATCAGCTGAATGGGACGATACCCAATTTCATCAGAGACATGAAGAAGCTGAAGTACTTGAATCTCGCGAGCAACAGCTTCCATGGCGTCTTGCCTTTCAATGCGACGTTTATAAAGAGATTGGAGGTGTTCAAGGTGGGTGCAAACTCCAATCTTTGTTACAATCACACGGTTTTGGGGTCGAAGGTGAAGCTTGGGATCGCTGCCTGTGATAAACACGGGCTGCCGCTGTCGCCGCCGCCGGCGAAGAATTCGGCGGCCGATGATTCGAGTGATGGCTCCGACGACGATTATGATGATGACAATGTGTTGGAAAAGAAGCATCACAATGGGCCCAGTAAGGTTGTTCTTGGTGTTGCAATTGGGCTTTCTGCCATTGTGTTTTTGATTGTTTTCTTGGTTCTTTTATCTAAATGCTGTAAATGA
- the LOC130985320 gene encoding SAP-like protein BP-73, producing MGACLLYPHSVLQFPSVSAFRKPYFPIREISDRSLVLSVRADDGKKGRHKKNPYSGRAPKTEGADDTAQSFEGKSSLSPNKEEILALFKRIQSSISKGETVNPKKRTSKTVEDKPSPSAESILEVLHQSRTQRKGKSVGKKGDKFLDTQKESLKEESAAEHISTRPPSSFTRRSPIPSLSSPREQVQSGNETIPATPTELTNEISESIDDDSDHQTMKLAEMKLPQLKEVAKSKGIKGYSKLKKSELVELLIKSLTDASP from the exons ATGGGAGCATGCCTTCTCTATCCGCATTCCGTTCTTCAATTTCCATCCGTCTCTGCATTCCGGAAACCATATTTTCCGATTAGAG AAATATCTGATCGATCTTTGGTATTGAGCGTAAGAGCTGACGATGGAAAGAAAGGGAGGCATAAAAAGAACCCTTATTCGGGAAGGGCACCTAAAACAGAGGGGGCAGATGATACTGCTCAGTCTTTTGAGGGTAAATCATCTCTGTCGCCTAACAAGGAAGAAATCCTAGCCCTCTTTAAGCGAATACAATCCTCTATCTCCAAAGGGGAGACTGTAAATCCCAAGAAGAGAACTTCCAAGACTGTTGAAGATAAGCCCTCACCCTCGGCTGAATCAATTCTCGAAGTTCTTCATCAATCAAGAACACAACGTAAAG GGAAATCTGTTGGCAAGAAAGGTGATAAGTTCCTTGACACTCAAAAGGAATCTCTGAAGGAGGAGAGTGCTGCAGAGCATATATCAACAAGGCCGCCATCAAGTTTCACCCGGAGGTCTCCGATACCCTCTCTGTCGAGCCCTAGAGAACAAGTTCAGTCGGGAAATGAAACAATACCAGCGACACCCACTGAGCTGACAAATGAAATATCAGAATCAATAGACGACGACAGTGATCATCAAACCATGAAGTTGGCGGAGATGAAACTTCCTCAGCTAAAAGAAGTTGCCAAATCCAAAGGGATCAAGGGTTATTCCAAACTCAAAAAGAGTGAGCTCGTGGAGCTCCTAATCAAGTCGCTGACCGACGCCTCTCCGTGA
- the LOC130985338 gene encoding uncharacterized protein LOC130985338 isoform X1 gives MDQEQDCGSSRNLETVIAVGGSDLEGGNEACSSCSMIELNEKVCRVCHLSAKDIGKSAVELIELGCGCKGELGFAHLQCAEAWFRVKGNRLCEICGEAARNISGVGHSNFMAEWNERRWSDGSNGTSDESRRCLQGQPLCNFLMACLVIAFILPWFFRVNLF, from the exons ATGGATCAAGAACAAGACTGTGGTAGTTCAAGAAATTTGGAAACTGTGATTGCAGTAGGCGGCAGTGACTTGGAAGGTGGAAACGAGGCGTGTTCGTCTTGCTCGATGATCGAGCTCAATGAGAAGGTCTGTAGAGTATGCCATTTGAGTGCAAAGGACATTGGCAAGAGCGCAGTTGAGTTGATCGAGCTTGGCTGCGGATGTAAAGGTGAGCTTGGATTTGCTCACTTGCAATGCGCCGAGGCTTGGTTTAGAGTTAAAGGGAATAG ATTGTGTGAAATATGTGGCGAGGCTGCAAGAAATATAAGTGGTGTTGGCCACAGCAATTTCATGGCGGAGTGGAACGAGAGGAGATGGAGCGATGGGAGCAACGGCACATCAGATGAAAGCAGACGATGTTTGCAGGGCCAGCCGCTTTGTAATTTCTTGATGGCTTGTCTAGTTATAGCATTCATTCTCCCTTGGTTTTTTCGGGTTAATTTGTTCTGA
- the LOC130985338 gene encoding uncharacterized protein LOC130985338 isoform X2 — MDQEQDCGSSRNLETVIAVGGSDLEGGNEACSSCSMIELNEKVCRVCHLSAKDIGKSAVELIELGCGCKDCVKYVARLQEI, encoded by the exons ATGGATCAAGAACAAGACTGTGGTAGTTCAAGAAATTTGGAAACTGTGATTGCAGTAGGCGGCAGTGACTTGGAAGGTGGAAACGAGGCGTGTTCGTCTTGCTCGATGATCGAGCTCAATGAGAAGGTCTGTAGAGTATGCCATTTGAGTGCAAAGGACATTGGCAAGAGCGCAGTTGAGTTGATCGAGCTTGGCTGCGGATGTAAAG ATTGTGTGAAATATGTGGCGAGGCTGCAAGAAATATAA